Proteins encoded by one window of Thunnus thynnus chromosome 3, fThuThy2.1, whole genome shotgun sequence:
- the LOC137180627 gene encoding equilibrative nucleoside transporter 1-like, producing the protein MLKIFKKVWLLALSVCFTFTITIGTFPAITADTKSTIADRGSWDLYFIPVSCFLLFNLCDWGGRSLTAVRMWINGGLISVWSL; encoded by the exons ATGCTGAAAATCTTTAAGAAG GTCTGGCTGTTGGCTCTGTCCGTCTGcttcaccttcaccatcaccatcGGCACATTTCCCGCCATCACTGCCGACACCAAATCCACCATAGCTGACAGAGGCTCCTGGG ACCTGTACTTCATCCCGGTCAGCTGTTTCCTGCTCTTTAACCTGTGTGACTGGGGGGGGCGGAGCCTGACAGCTGTCCGTATGTGG attaatggagggttgatatctGTGTGGTCTCTGTGA